The following coding sequences are from one Nonlabens arenilitoris window:
- a CDS encoding T9SS type B sorting domain-containing protein: protein MKSYYLHIFLLLFVFKFLNGQGEASNWYFGENAGLSFNSGIPVALTNGNLNTAEGCAAISDSQGNLRFYTDGRSVYNRNHVVMPNGSQLQGNSSSTQSGLIVPHPGNQNLYYIFTLQSLAAPGGLRYSIVDISLDNGLGAVTADKNILLHDPTTEKITAVSHSNGTDVWVIAHKYDSNEFTSYLVGVNGINTIPVVSAVGNNVTVLADTIGQMKASPDGTKLAVIYNESEILELLDFDATSGQLSNPFQITSFSTNMGNNSSKIYGVEFSPRSRYLYVTESFEGVYQFDLLNFNAVDVDNSKVALGSQSSNTVTGSNNSLQLAADGRIYIAQDGYDRLGVINNPDEAGVLAGYSSNGVTLNNRLSRLGLPPFVQSYFDIGFIVDHICLGDVSQFTANLSQNYSSITWDFGDGTSSNLENPTHVYAAAGDYNVTLNVTEAVTGQLFIESRVVTIFNTPVANNVNDLIRCDIDANGIESFDLTMQTVGILNGQGPNGLRVDYFESLTDLNNNLPINSPTNYINTSNNQQIIARVSVVDSDACFDTTSFELQLLESPQLSLDTEYFLCENQPLTINAGNGFDEYLWSTGETTASITINTIDTYSLIVTNIQGNTRCETNFSFDVIATSVQINDVIVEDWSLTNNSITVEVNGIGDFEYSIDGINYQSSNVFTRLTIDQYTIFVRDLNGCSTVSQSVAMLYYPRFFTPNGDGFHDYWQIINSRYEPDSKVYIYDRYGKLLKQINADGIGWDGTYNGALLPSSDYWFIVERENGLVHKGHFTLLR from the coding sequence TTGAAATCATATTACTTACATATATTCTTATTACTATTTGTTTTTAAATTTTTAAATGGTCAAGGAGAAGCGAGTAATTGGTATTTTGGGGAGAACGCAGGATTATCATTTAACAGTGGTATTCCTGTGGCTTTAACTAACGGGAATTTAAATACTGCTGAAGGTTGTGCTGCAATATCGGACTCACAGGGAAATCTTAGATTTTATACAGATGGAAGAAGTGTTTATAATAGAAATCATGTAGTGATGCCTAATGGTTCACAATTACAAGGTAATTCTTCTAGTACTCAATCGGGCTTGATAGTTCCACATCCAGGTAATCAAAACCTTTACTATATTTTCACCTTGCAATCCCTTGCAGCGCCTGGTGGTCTTAGATACAGTATTGTTGATATATCTTTGGACAATGGTCTAGGAGCAGTGACTGCTGATAAAAACATTTTACTTCATGACCCTACAACAGAAAAGATTACGGCTGTCAGTCATTCAAACGGTACTGATGTATGGGTTATAGCTCATAAATACGATTCTAATGAATTTACGTCATATTTAGTAGGTGTTAATGGTATAAATACTATTCCTGTGGTGAGTGCAGTAGGGAATAACGTGACGGTTTTAGCAGACACTATAGGTCAAATGAAGGCATCACCTGACGGTACTAAACTAGCAGTCATTTATAATGAATCTGAGATTTTAGAACTTTTAGATTTTGATGCGACATCAGGTCAGTTGAGTAACCCTTTTCAAATTACATCTTTCAGTACAAATATGGGGAATAATAGCTCAAAAATTTATGGAGTAGAGTTTAGCCCACGTAGTAGGTACCTGTATGTTACTGAAAGTTTTGAAGGTGTGTATCAATTTGATTTATTGAATTTTAATGCTGTAGATGTGGATAATTCTAAGGTTGCTCTAGGTTCACAATCTTCTAATACTGTTACTGGTTCTAATAACTCTCTACAATTAGCAGCAGATGGAAGAATTTATATAGCCCAAGATGGATATGATAGGTTAGGAGTTATCAATAACCCAGATGAAGCTGGTGTTTTAGCTGGATATTCTTCTAATGGTGTAACATTGAATAATAGATTATCTCGATTAGGATTACCACCTTTTGTTCAGTCATACTTTGATATAGGATTTATCGTAGACCATATTTGTTTGGGCGATGTATCTCAATTTACGGCAAATTTATCTCAAAATTACTCATCAATTACGTGGGATTTTGGCGATGGTACATCTTCAAATCTTGAGAACCCTACACATGTTTATGCTGCTGCAGGTGATTACAATGTCACTTTAAATGTCACAGAGGCTGTGACTGGACAATTATTCATAGAAAGTCGTGTAGTAACCATTTTTAATACACCTGTTGCAAATAATGTAAACGATCTTATACGATGCGATATAGATGCAAATGGAATTGAATCCTTTGATCTTACAATGCAAACGGTTGGTATTTTAAATGGCCAAGGTCCTAATGGGTTACGTGTTGATTATTTTGAATCGCTGACAGATTTAAATAATAACTTACCTATCAATAGTCCGACAAATTATATCAATACTTCAAATAATCAACAAATTATAGCTCGTGTGAGTGTAGTGGATAGCGATGCATGTTTTGATACGACATCTTTTGAGCTTCAATTATTAGAAAGTCCACAATTATCTCTTGATACTGAATATTTTCTTTGTGAAAATCAGCCTTTAACTATTAATGCTGGAAATGGATTTGATGAATATTTATGGTCTACTGGTGAGACTACCGCGTCAATTACAATTAATACCATAGATACGTATAGCTTAATTGTTACTAATATTCAAGGGAATACTAGATGTGAAACTAACTTTTCATTTGATGTAATAGCCACAAGTGTGCAAATCAACGACGTCATCGTTGAAGATTGGTCTCTTACTAACAATTCAATTACGGTAGAGGTAAATGGTATTGGAGATTTTGAATACTCAATAGATGGCATTAATTATCAAAGTTCAAATGTGTTTACACGTTTAACTATTGATCAATATACCATATTTGTCCGTGACCTTAACGGCTGTTCAACAGTTAGTCAGTCTGTAGCAATGTTGTATTATCCACGTTTTTTTACTCCTAATGGTGATGGTTTTCACGACTACTGGCAGATCATCAATAGTAGATATGAGCCTGATAGTAAAGTGTATATCTATGATAGATACGGCAAACTACTTAAACAAATTAATGCTGACGGGATAGGATGGGATGGCACTTATAATGGTGCGCTACTGCCATCTAGTGATTATTGGTTCATTGTGGAACGTGAGAACGGTTTAGTGCATAAGGGGCATTTTACATTGCTTAGATAA
- a CDS encoding T9SS type A sorting domain-containing protein — MKKITLLLFLFSIAGFSQSLPLDFEVPEDDNFGAFNGTVASVVVDPTDPTNQVLEMIGAGVDFDGAAMGLDTFVDLSNDATNIISMRIWAPDATLRTHLLKFEGGSSGATELTFTTDMMGWQTVNIDFGAGLGNEYPTIVIFTDSTPGNTATGTYYIDDITGPNGAMIPVDPIPATAAPNPSAPAAEVLSIFTDTGGYTNFWTRDYNFGQSNIVDLGTSGVNNTFKFNLAAAGYGEGKNGVVDITAYNFLQFDYWADNMSTELRFYIIDNNGAVVEYWYEIGGAAPQEAIVTEAWTHVEIPLSYFENTAPRSTGGTGGFSKANFFQWKIDASSNLQSDFIYVDNIYFSQQTLSSDSFKLNVFNAFPNPTQNSWTIQSANNQIDTIEVYDLTGKLVLNQHDGNATSVSLDATSLSQGMYIAKVSSIDGIQNIKLSKD, encoded by the coding sequence ATGAAAAAAATTACTTTATTGCTTTTCTTGTTTTCAATAGCAGGATTTTCACAGTCATTACCTTTAGATTTTGAAGTGCCAGAAGATGACAACTTTGGTGCTTTTAATGGAACAGTAGCAAGTGTCGTTGTAGATCCTACAGATCCAACTAATCAAGTTCTTGAAATGATAGGTGCAGGAGTTGATTTTGATGGAGCAGCTATGGGATTAGATACTTTTGTTGATTTATCTAATGATGCCACTAACATTATATCTATGAGAATATGGGCGCCAGATGCTACTTTGAGAACTCACCTTTTGAAATTTGAAGGAGGATCATCGGGAGCGACTGAGTTGACTTTTACCACTGATATGATGGGATGGCAAACTGTTAATATTGATTTTGGAGCTGGTCTAGGAAATGAATATCCAACTATTGTAATATTTACAGATTCAACACCTGGTAATACAGCTACAGGAACTTATTATATTGATGATATTACTGGGCCTAATGGTGCGATGATACCAGTTGATCCTATTCCTGCGACTGCTGCTCCAAATCCTTCAGCACCTGCTGCAGAAGTTTTATCTATTTTTACAGATACTGGTGGTTACACTAACTTCTGGACTCGCGACTACAATTTTGGTCAGTCTAATATTGTAGATTTAGGTACCTCAGGAGTTAATAATACCTTTAAATTCAATCTTGCTGCTGCCGGTTATGGCGAAGGTAAAAATGGTGTTGTTGATATAACAGCATATAATTTTTTACAGTTTGATTATTGGGCAGATAATATGTCTACAGAACTTAGATTTTATATCATTGATAACAACGGTGCTGTAGTTGAATACTGGTATGAAATAGGCGGTGCCGCTCCACAAGAAGCTATCGTAACGGAAGCATGGACGCATGTGGAAATACCTTTATCTTATTTTGAGAATACTGCCCCTAGAAGCACAGGTGGAACCGGTGGTTTTTCTAAGGCTAACTTTTTTCAATGGAAAATAGATGCTTCAAGTAATCTACAGTCTGATTTTATTTATGTTGATAATATTTATTTCTCTCAACAAACGCTTAGTTCAGATTCATTTAAGTTAAATGTTTTTAATGCATTTCCTAATCCAACACAAAATAGTTGGACTATTCAATCTGCTAATAACCAAATTGATACTATAGAAGTATATGATTTGACTGGTAAATTAGTTTTAAATCAGCATGATGGTAATGCTACTTCTGTTAGTTTAGATGCAACAAGTCTTTCTCAAGGAATGTATATTGCAAAGGTCTCATCAATTGATGGTATTCAAAATATAAAATTATCAAAAGACTAA
- a CDS encoding family 16 glycosylhydrolase, protein MKLLKKIYLFAFLGCLVLSCQEDDLQFGDISAPTNLEVNFIVRGQDAMNPSGDGSGKVDFTASADNAINFTFDFGDMRTGSAYDGAITHQFVEPGVNTYSVTVIATGTGGLSTSKVILVEVFSAFNDVEAKTFLTGGDGSSKTWYWAAAEPGHLGVGPNDPNTANPGENNFPAFYSAAPFEKNGAPESLCLYMDQLVFSQNGDNVTYELLNGGETYFNGAFESVAGGSNGFDYCYTYDTSGVKNVTFLPSDSIVPEDEKRGTAMQFSGDGFMSYYINSSLYDILEISENRLVVRSIMNGNLAWYHIFSTDDPNATSGGTTGSLVWSDEFNVDGAPDPANWTYDLGTGSNGWGNNESQTYTDRVENVTVENGVLKITAKAENFNGANYTSARIKSEGLYDFTYGTVEVRAKLPAGGGTWPAIWTLGSDYQTNIWPAAGEIDIMEHIGNNQDVIYGTVHHPGAFAGNADGGNLTVSGVSSDFHVYKMEWTSTEIKFFVDDQQFHQVANDPTLPFDKDFFFILNIAMGGDFGGAIDPAFVESTMEVDYIRVYQ, encoded by the coding sequence ATGAAACTTTTAAAAAAAATATATCTATTCGCCTTTCTAGGTTGTTTGGTGCTATCATGTCAGGAAGACGATTTACAATTTGGAGATATCTCAGCACCTACTAATCTTGAAGTGAATTTTATAGTAAGAGGTCAAGATGCAATGAACCCTAGTGGTGATGGTAGTGGTAAGGTTGACTTTACAGCATCGGCAGACAATGCTATTAATTTTACTTTCGATTTTGGAGATATGCGCACAGGATCTGCTTATGATGGTGCAATCACGCATCAGTTTGTTGAGCCTGGTGTGAACACGTATAGTGTAACGGTTATAGCAACTGGTACTGGCGGATTATCCACATCTAAAGTAATTTTAGTAGAGGTGTTTAGTGCTTTCAATGATGTTGAGGCAAAAACCTTTTTAACTGGCGGTGATGGGTCATCAAAAACTTGGTACTGGGCCGCTGCAGAGCCTGGTCATTTAGGAGTGGGACCTAATGATCCTAACACTGCTAACCCAGGAGAAAATAACTTTCCAGCTTTTTATAGTGCAGCACCTTTTGAAAAAAATGGAGCCCCAGAAAGCTTATGTCTTTATATGGATCAACTAGTGTTCTCTCAAAACGGAGATAATGTAACATATGAATTACTAAATGGAGGTGAGACATATTTCAATGGAGCTTTTGAAAGCGTTGCAGGTGGCTCTAACGGGTTTGATTATTGTTATACTTATGATACTTCTGGTGTGAAAAATGTCACTTTCCTACCATCAGACTCTATCGTCCCAGAAGATGAAAAACGTGGTACTGCAATGCAATTCAGTGGAGACGGTTTTATGAGTTATTATATTAATTCTTCTTTATATGATATTCTCGAGATTTCAGAAAATAGACTAGTAGTCCGTTCTATTATGAATGGTAATCTAGCTTGGTACCATATATTTTCCACTGACGATCCTAATGCTACAAGTGGTGGTACTACAGGTTCTCTAGTATGGTCAGATGAGTTTAATGTTGATGGTGCGCCAGATCCAGCCAACTGGACCTACGATTTGGGGACTGGGTCTAATGGTTGGGGAAATAATGAGTCACAAACCTATACTGATCGTGTTGAAAATGTAACGGTTGAGAATGGAGTGTTAAAAATTACTGCTAAGGCTGAAAACTTCAATGGAGCTAATTATACATCTGCTAGAATTAAGTCTGAAGGCCTTTATGACTTTACCTATGGTACTGTTGAAGTAAGAGCTAAACTTCCTGCTGGCGGTGGTACATGGCCTGCGATATGGACTTTAGGATCAGACTATCAAACAAATATATGGCCAGCAGCTGGAGAAATAGATATAATGGAACATATAGGTAATAATCAAGACGTTATTTATGGGACTGTTCATCATCCTGGTGCGTTTGCAGGAAATGCTGATGGTGGTAACTTAACTGTTTCTGGTGTTTCGTCAGATTTTCATGTTTATAAGATGGAATGGACGAGTACTGAGATCAAGTTTTTTGTTGATGATCAACAATTTCATCAAGTCGCAAATGACCCAACATTGCCTTTTGATAAAGATTTTTTCTTTATTTTGAATATAGCCATGGGAGGTGATTTTGGTGGTGCTATCGACCCAGCATTTGTAGAGAGTACCATGGAGGTAGATTACATAAGAGTTTATCAGTAG
- a CDS encoding RagB/SusD family nutrient uptake outer membrane protein, which yields MKKIINLFLILSATVFINSCTDDYVDVASRDVNSEDFFNTSEDYQSALIGAYDLLQSTYMNVMLGEIASNNTVAGGESATDVIGIQQIDDMMHTPVNDQLKDIWGWMYAGINRANYIMEFQDKIEFPEKQQVLAQARFLRAYYYFELVKFFGDVPLVVDKRILFGDQFEIDRTPKADVYTQIELDLIFAANNLDYTTIETGRVTKGAAQALLGKVYLYQNKFDDAANVLDELILMGPYDLVDDYETIFENDNENNIESVFEVQYTDVEGAGFGCLQCSEGNVAVGFNGIRNYTGPVFDSGFSFNLPTQDVYDEFEPNDLRLPVAILDIDDWATSNGATFNTGFEHTGYYNRKYIARKGDLNTGDQNLTNPNNYRAIRFADVYLMAAEAYNRGNLGDDIARDYLNEVRMRAMMPLVTATGAALTDAIYHERRVELVGEGHHFFDLVRTGRAATEINGFVTGKHEVFPIPVDEIILSGNRWEQNPNY from the coding sequence ATGAAAAAAATAATTAATCTATTTCTTATTTTGAGTGCAACTGTATTTATAAACAGCTGTACAGACGATTATGTAGATGTTGCCAGTAGAGATGTAAACTCTGAAGACTTTTTTAACACTTCTGAAGATTATCAAAGTGCATTAATAGGTGCCTATGACTTATTACAAAGTACTTATATGAATGTAATGCTTGGTGAGATAGCGTCGAACAATACTGTTGCTGGCGGAGAAAGTGCAACAGATGTTATCGGTATTCAACAAATAGATGATATGATGCACACACCAGTTAATGATCAACTTAAGGATATTTGGGGTTGGATGTATGCTGGTATTAATCGAGCAAATTATATTATGGAATTTCAAGATAAGATTGAATTTCCTGAGAAACAACAAGTTCTAGCCCAAGCTCGTTTTTTAAGAGCATATTACTATTTTGAATTGGTTAAGTTTTTTGGTGATGTACCATTAGTAGTGGATAAAAGAATATTATTTGGTGATCAATTTGAAATCGATAGAACTCCTAAAGCAGATGTTTATACGCAAATCGAATTAGACTTAATATTTGCAGCAAACAATCTCGATTACACCACTATTGAAACTGGTAGAGTAACTAAAGGAGCTGCACAAGCTTTATTAGGTAAAGTCTATTTATATCAGAATAAATTTGACGATGCAGCTAATGTTCTTGATGAGTTGATTTTAATGGGGCCTTATGACTTAGTTGATGATTATGAAACTATTTTTGAAAACGATAATGAGAATAACATTGAGTCTGTATTTGAAGTGCAATATACTGATGTTGAAGGAGCAGGATTTGGTTGTTTACAGTGTAGTGAAGGAAACGTAGCTGTAGGCTTTAATGGTATACGTAATTACACCGGTCCCGTATTTGATTCTGGTTTTAGCTTCAATTTACCTACTCAGGATGTATATGATGAGTTTGAACCTAATGATCTTAGACTACCAGTAGCTATTTTAGATATTGATGACTGGGCTACATCAAATGGAGCAACCTTTAATACTGGATTTGAGCATACTGGATATTATAACAGAAAGTATATCGCTAGAAAGGGCGACTTAAATACAGGAGATCAAAACTTAACTAACCCTAATAATTATAGAGCTATCAGATTTGCAGATGTTTATCTTATGGCTGCCGAAGCATATAATCGCGGAAACTTAGGTGATGACATCGCTAGAGATTATCTCAATGAGGTTAGAATGCGAGCAATGATGCCATTAGTTACCGCTACGGGAGCTGCGTTGACTGATGCAATTTATCATGAACGGAGAGTAGAGTTAGTCGGTGAAGGGCATCACTTTTTTGACTTAGTACGCACTGGTAGAGCAGCTACAGAAATAAACGGATTTGTCACAGGTAAACATGAGGTGTTTCCTATTCCTGTAGACGAAATTATATTATCGGGTAACCGATGGGAACAAAACCCTAACTATTAA
- a CDS encoding FAD-binding oxidoreductase translates to MDFSLFESVLEESQIISGDGLKVRYHHIWHMDQPLKALCLLLPETTEEVSNIMKICYENDLPVVVHGGLTNLVGSTETDGHEVVISTERLNNIEEIDTSSRTMTVQAGVILENIHEAAASADLLFPLNFGARGSAQIGGIISTNAGGLRVLKYGMTRQLILGLEAVMADGSIISSMKKIIKDNSAYDVKQLFIGSEGTLGIVTKAILKLEEAPNSRNAAYIGFNDYHKVVTFLKYMDSNLAGKLSGFELIWRNSYVQMTSVSDAVRPPLPYEYNYYVLIEALGSHPQNDQIEFQVLLENAIEKEQVLDAVMAQSPSDVEWFFRIREDVNNLVDFMKHDQHFDISLPIPLIGQYIADRYKSLSQIEGVEQVFAFGHVADGNIHFMVGKTNLSPELKKQIDHCIYDGLKEMGGSVSAEHGIGTHKKDYLKLCRSIEEITLMKSIKSIMDPKSLLNPGKIF, encoded by the coding sequence ATGGATTTTTCTCTTTTTGAAAGTGTATTAGAGGAGTCACAAATAATAAGTGGTGACGGACTTAAGGTGCGTTATCATCATATATGGCACATGGACCAGCCTTTAAAAGCCCTATGTTTATTATTACCAGAGACGACCGAAGAAGTAAGTAATATCATGAAAATCTGTTATGAAAACGATCTACCTGTAGTTGTACATGGTGGTTTAACTAATCTTGTAGGCAGCACAGAAACTGATGGTCATGAGGTCGTTATTTCAACAGAACGTTTAAATAATATTGAAGAGATCGATACCTCTAGTAGAACCATGACGGTACAGGCTGGTGTGATACTAGAGAATATCCACGAGGCCGCTGCCAGTGCTGACCTTTTATTCCCTCTCAATTTTGGGGCAAGAGGTAGCGCACAAATAGGAGGAATCATATCTACAAATGCTGGCGGATTAAGGGTTCTTAAATACGGTATGACTAGACAGTTGATTCTAGGCCTAGAAGCTGTCATGGCAGACGGTAGCATCATCTCTTCTATGAAAAAAATTATAAAAGACAATAGCGCCTATGATGTTAAACAGCTTTTCATAGGCTCAGAAGGTACTTTAGGAATTGTTACAAAAGCCATTTTAAAATTAGAAGAAGCACCTAATAGTAGGAATGCCGCTTACATAGGATTCAATGATTACCATAAGGTGGTTACCTTCCTTAAATACATGGATAGTAATCTAGCTGGTAAATTAAGTGGTTTTGAGCTTATATGGCGCAATAGTTATGTGCAAATGACTAGTGTGAGTGATGCTGTAAGACCACCTTTACCATATGAATATAACTATTATGTACTTATAGAAGCTCTAGGAAGTCATCCACAAAATGATCAAATAGAATTTCAGGTATTACTAGAGAATGCCATTGAAAAGGAGCAAGTACTGGATGCTGTAATGGCACAATCACCTAGTGATGTTGAATGGTTTTTTAGAATCAGAGAAGACGTTAATAATTTAGTCGATTTCATGAAACACGACCAGCATTTTGACATTAGTCTACCTATACCATTGATAGGACAATACATTGCTGATCGCTATAAATCGCTCTCACAAATAGAAGGTGTTGAACAGGTTTTTGCCTTTGGCCATGTGGCAGATGGTAATATTCATTTTATGGTAGGAAAAACAAATTTAAGTCCTGAATTAAAAAAGCAAATTGACCATTGCATCTATGATGGACTTAAAGAAATGGGTGGATCTGTAAGTGCTGAACATGGTATAGGAACCCATAAAAAGGATTATTTAAAACTATGCCGCAGTATAGAAGAAATAACTTTAATGAAATCCATTAAATCGATTATGGATCCTAAATCTTTATTAAATCCAGGTAAAATATTTTAG
- a CDS encoding SusC/RagA family TonB-linked outer membrane protein — MLVDGNVVEDLSVINPGDIESYTVLKDATAGIYGVRAANGVILITTKGGRKYQKLQYEYDAFVGFQQTTRKLPTLNSKQYALLVNEAFANNGETPPFSTVVGLNDTDWQAEVFSNAPIFNNNIGLRGGTEKAAYAFGAALLTQDGIVGAGKSNFTRSTLRFNFDYDLLHNLKVKTGLFYTGTSRSTISETGLGSVLFNAVNNAPTFSVRDANGDFTLAEGLGNEVINPVHQLENTFNSNKVDKISGNFGLNYKFWDDFTVETRIQFNYAEAYGDNFAPEANYGSGKVFNLTRNVYGEYSNYFRDYTYDAFINYKHTFAQAHNLNATVGMSAFRTTGKFNGLTGFDIPDNSFSNANRQNASDVVDNFQNGGDEYDARLLSHFARLQYDYDGKYLFSGVIRRDGSTKFGPENKFGIFPSASAGWVMSKENFLRDSKSVNFLKLRGSYGIIGNDRIPDYRFISLLNGEGAYVIGDSLIFGTAIGAISNPEIKWEEQYTADIGLEAEFLDYKMNVTIDYYTRRTEDLLLVPVVSGTLGVTAPGSSAPVINGGDIENRGLEFSISYKDRINDNLSFTASYNFATLKNEVLKVNNSVGFLEGGSFGVGQPAPSRMEVGKPIGYFYGYRTDGIFQNANEVASHPSQQVLGANAQPGDLRYVDINEDGVINLEDRTDLGNPIPDVTMGLNLSFNYKKWDVQTYLYASIGNDVVRNYERNQNLTNLTTNYLDRWTGSGTSNSTPRVSTGATSNQVFSDFYVEDGSFLRAQNMQVGYTISDAKLDSLKIKDMRFYVSVNNLFTLTKYRGFDPSASDGSPIGGGIDYGFYPVPRTFLAGVNVKF, encoded by the coding sequence ATTTTAGTAGATGGTAACGTTGTAGAGGATTTAAGTGTTATAAATCCTGGAGATATCGAAAGTTATACGGTTTTAAAAGATGCGACTGCCGGTATTTACGGTGTACGTGCTGCAAATGGTGTTATTTTAATTACTACTAAAGGTGGTAGGAAATATCAAAAATTACAATATGAGTATGATGCTTTTGTAGGTTTTCAACAAACCACTAGAAAATTACCTACTTTAAATTCAAAACAGTATGCGTTATTAGTTAATGAGGCATTTGCAAATAATGGAGAAACACCGCCTTTTTCAACAGTGGTAGGATTAAATGATACAGACTGGCAGGCTGAAGTTTTTAGTAACGCCCCAATTTTTAATAATAATATAGGTTTAAGAGGTGGTACTGAAAAAGCGGCATATGCTTTCGGAGCTGCTTTACTTACTCAAGACGGTATCGTAGGTGCTGGAAAAAGTAATTTTACACGCTCAACTTTAAGATTTAATTTTGATTATGACCTCTTACACAATCTAAAAGTTAAAACAGGATTATTTTACACAGGTACTTCACGTAGTACGATATCTGAGACTGGTCTTGGTAGTGTTTTATTTAATGCAGTAAATAATGCTCCTACCTTTTCAGTAAGGGATGCAAATGGAGATTTTACCTTAGCCGAAGGCTTAGGGAATGAAGTTATTAATCCTGTACATCAACTGGAGAACACATTCAATTCTAATAAAGTAGATAAAATTAGTGGAAATTTTGGACTGAATTATAAGTTTTGGGATGACTTCACGGTTGAAACCCGAATCCAATTTAATTATGCCGAAGCTTACGGTGATAATTTTGCGCCTGAGGCAAACTATGGTTCAGGTAAAGTATTTAACTTAACACGTAATGTTTATGGAGAATACAGTAATTACTTTAGGGATTACACTTATGATGCGTTTATTAATTATAAGCACACTTTCGCGCAAGCGCACAACTTAAATGCTACTGTAGGAATGTCTGCGTTTAGAACTACTGGAAAGTTTAATGGTTTAACAGGTTTTGATATTCCAGATAATAGTTTTTCAAATGCAAATAGACAGAATGCATCTGACGTAGTCGATAATTTCCAAAATGGAGGTGATGAATATGATGCAAGACTACTATCACATTTTGCTAGATTGCAATATGATTATGATGGCAAGTACTTGTTCTCTGGTGTTATAAGACGCGATGGATCTACAAAATTTGGTCCTGAAAATAAGTTCGGAATTTTTCCATCAGCATCTGCAGGATGGGTGATGAGTAAAGAAAATTTTTTGAGGGATTCTAAATCTGTTAATTTCCTGAAATTAAGAGGCTCTTACGGTATTATAGGAAATGATAGAATTCCTGATTATAGATTTATTTCATTGCTTAATGGTGAAGGAGCTTATGTTATCGGTGATAGTTTAATATTCGGTACTGCAATAGGTGCTATTTCTAATCCGGAAATTAAATGGGAAGAACAATACACAGCAGACATAGGTTTAGAGGCAGAATTTTTAGATTATAAAATGAATGTAACCATTGACTATTATACCCGCCGTACCGAAGATTTATTATTAGTGCCTGTAGTTTCTGGTACTTTAGGTGTAACTGCTCCAGGATCTAGTGCGCCGGTTATTAATGGTGGAGATATTGAAAATCGAGGTTTGGAATTTTCTATTAGTTATAAAGACAGAATCAATGATAATCTATCCTTTACGGCAAGTTATAATTTTGCAACGTTAAAGAATGAAGTGCTTAAAGTTAATAATTCTGTAGGATTTTTAGAAGGAGGATCTTTTGGTGTAGGTCAACCAGCACCATCTAGAATGGAAGTAGGTAAGCCTATAGGATATTTCTATGGGTACCGTACTGATGGTATTTTTCAAAATGCTAATGAAGTAGCATCACATCCATCTCAACAAGTACTGGGTGCAAACGCTCAACCTGGTGATTTAAGATATGTAGATATTAATGAAGATGGTGTAATTAATTTAGAAGATCGAACAGATTTAGGGAATCCTATACCAGATGTAACTATGGGGCTTAATCTATCTTTCAACTATAAGAAATGGGATGTACAGACTTATTTATACGCATCGATAGGTAATGATGTTGTACGTAATTATGAACGTAATCAAAATCTTACTAATCTTACTACAAATTATTTAGATCGTTGGACAGGTTCTGGAACCAGTAATTCTACACCTAGAGTTAGCACTGGTGCTACTTCGAATCAGGTATTTTCTGACTTTTACGTCGAGGACGGATCCTTCTTAAGAGCTCAAAATATGCAAGTAGGATATACTATTTCGGACGCCAAACTTGATTCACTTAAAATAAAGGACATGAGGTTTTATGTCTCTGTAAATAATTTATTCACACTTACTAAATATCGTGGTTTCGACCCATCAGCATCAGACGGTTCACCTATCGGTGGTGGTATCGATTATGGATTCTATCCAGTGCCACGGACATTTCTCGCAGGTGTTAATGTAAAATTTTAA